From the genome of Helicoverpa zea isolate HzStark_Cry1AcR chromosome 1, ilHelZeax1.1, whole genome shotgun sequence, one region includes:
- the LOC124645996 gene encoding mediator of RNA polymerase II transcription subunit 15-like, with amino-acid sequence MGRKAILAVVCWLAISQAFGDKGKAAQLAAVKDNESAESAPRLYRNVPLGVYASAAPYASYSFHLPQFIPVPNAAASQVAPVQQKPVNKNVNTYLMDSYGNRYFEGPQQAPYKAAFPQQYVSLQPKLPEHLAQPLVAASPNFQFKQSAPQVFFGAPFRVPALQSPAPTPLNQFPSFGHLMYAGNVQSLAPTLNTHNNGFRAPNAQQQSTNNKAVFSNTQPLEQYSNLKNQPTFQRQQELPDVIVGKPKIQNVQEKGPVSHGEPKFQRIQEIPHGAHGEVKFQRIQEKPNSDSSESKHQQVHDISHSSYEHPKFERIEESSPHASHEEVKSHRIHEIPHEEHGGPKYQRFQESPEVVHVEHSYEPRQEAPKPVEKKAPGTKARLQSAPAKQTTITYVNEFNGKKNIVKVKSEPLPLLDLTLLEPLTFANPLVPQVQHFLPRINQATYQKLPQPNIGDVKNYQKEFVVQKTMSYDSGNINEKPQKQANKKKDKKPTYKQSKKNDAPKKTIVTHHETLDDAPEIVYEINAPGHKETISEKTISYNKETQSEPVHYSYGSKSQKEPVTYSFSRSSKEPLQIKEVHYHGNGPMHLVYNFKPEEQHHQHHPEEEQHHQHTNEPHGDGENHKHHESSHESENSGPAHHHHHQHTENYKDHPKSSEEHHEPPHKEQEHHRGASHENQHEPVHTNQPKYYPGSGQTKIHFDYEPITQEYEEDIRLLANAQIKVDPSQHVQPKSKEREQSPQEDEESHPPHRHHHASHEKHSHQSAPQQSHQHYSPPQSGTYHGPAAHVMEKSKRIIIHDESPDEMHMHQEQMKEEVIDREENNEEDFEKAYKNAAIGFPAYTNEALEAAEKDIFDPESYGVPPDHVEYNIEHTPFQQYQEDGDEFPKEARSSYKDSRDKMKENYYTDYSISKPESLLDRYQNKLGYYKLYKQQKPDYYVSDEKEDDKKKQKPKFAKYSVAPTFGFPKKKEEKTESFYGSHKPKQQLYEYDYSKGAPRDSSAFASRPFQRYRSKTNFVEPQFQYGFEPITIPKLLDSELAAMASSHNPESEKPGMRKKVYKENWYIKKTSTAAGAPAS; translated from the exons ATGGGGAGAAAg gcAATATTAGCGGTCGTGTGTTGGCTGGCCATAAGCCAGGCCTTTGGTGACAAAGGCAAAGCTGCGCAGTTAGCAGCAGTCAAAGACAATGAGAGTGCAGAGAGTGCCCCGCGCCTGTACCGTAACGTTCCTCTCGGAGTGTATGCCAGTGCCGCGCCCTACGCCTCCTACTCGTTCCACCTGCCGCAATTCATCCCTGTGCCCAACGCTGCTGCCTCGCAAGTCGCCCCGGTGCAGCAGAAGCCAgtgaataaaaatgttaacacATATTTAATGGACTCCTATGGAAACAGATACTTTGAAGGCCCCCAGCAAGCTCCGTATAAGGCTGCATTCCCCCAACAGTATGTGTCGCTTCAGCCGAAATTGCCGGAACATTTGGCCCAACCATTAGTCGCTGCGTCTCCCAACTTTCAATTCAAGCAGTCAGCTCCGCAAGTGTTCTTTGGTGCGCCCTTCAGAGTCCCAGCTCTCCAGAGTCCGGCCCCGACTCCACTCAACCAATTTCCTAGTTTCGGACACTTAATGTATGCAGGGAATGTTCAAAGCTTAGCGCCCACTTTAAATACTCACAATAACGGCTTTAGAGCTCCAAACGCACAGCAACAGTCGACAAACAACAAAGCAGTATTTTCCAATACACAGCCGCTTGAGCAATACAGCAATTTGAAAAATCAACCGACGTTCCAGAGGCAGCAAGAATTACCTGATGTAATTGTAGGCAAACCTAAGATCCAAAACGTCCAGGAAAAAGGGCCTGTGTCGCATGGTGAACCGAAGTTTCAGCGCATCCAAGAAATTCCCCACGGTGCTCATGGTGAGGTGAAGTTCCAACGTATTCAAGAAAAACCCAATAGTGACAGTAGTGAATCCAAGCATCAACAAGTACACGACATCTCACATTCCTCCTATGAACATCCGAAGTTCGAACGTATTGAAGAGAGCAGTCCACATGCGTCACATGAGGAAGTGAAATCACATCGTATTCATGAAATACCTCACGAGGAACACGGAGGGCCGAAATACCAGAGATTCCAAGAATCACCTGAAGTGGTCCACGTCGAACATAGTTATGAACCACGACAAGAAGCTCCAAAGCCTGTGGAGAAAAAAGCGCCCGGAACTAAAGCTCGGTTACAATCAGCTCCTGCCAAACAAACGACTATCACTTATGTTAACGAGTTCAAcggaaagaaaaatattgtgaaagtGAAAAGTGAACCCCTTCCTCTCTTAGACTTAACTCTTCTTGAGCCTCTGACGTTTGCAAACCCTCTGGTACCTCAAGTGCAACACTTTTTGCCGAGAATCAACCAGGCAACGTACCAAAAATTGCCGCAACCTAATATCGGTGacgtcaaaaattatcagaaaGAGTTTGTGGTACAGAAGACAATGTCATATGACAGCGGGAACATCAATGAAAAGCCACAGAAGCAAGCAAACAAGAAGAAAGACAAGAAACCAACATACAAACAGAGCAAAAAGAATGATGCTCCGAAGAAAACAATAGTCACGCATCACGAGACTCTTGATGATGCTCCAGAAATTGTATATGAAATCAATGCACCTGGACATAAAGAAACAATCAGCGAAAAAACAATCAGCTATAACAAGGAAACACAGTCGGAACCGGTACATTATAGCTATGGTTCTAAATCTCAGAAAGAGCCCGTTACATACAGTTTCTCCCGATCATCAAAGGAACCGCTACAAATAAAGGAAGTTCATTATCATGGTAACGGTCCGATGCACCTCGTGTATAATTTCAAACCTGAGGAACAGCATCATCAGCATCATCCAGAGGAGGAACAACACCACCAGCACACTAACGAGCCACACGGTGATGGAGAGAATCACAAACATCATGAATCATCTCATGAGTCCGAAAATAGCGGTCCagcacatcatcatcatcaccagcaTACCGAGAATTATAAAGATCACCCCAAATCTTCTGAGGAGCATCACGAACCACCTCACAAAGAACAAGAACACCACCGAGGTGCGAGTCACGAAAATCAACATGAGCCCGTGCATACAAATCAACCAAAATATTACCCCGGCTCAGGTCAAACCAAAATACACTTCGATTACGAACCCATTACTCAGGAATACGAAGAAGATATACGTTTGCTCGCTAATGCACAAATTAAAGTGGATCCCAGTCAACATGTGCAGCCAAAGTCTAAGGAACGTGAGCAGTCTCCTCAGGAGGACGAGGAGTCTCACCCGCCGCACAGACATCATCACGCCTCGCACGAGAAGCACTCGCATCAGTCAGCACCGCAGCAATCGCACCAGCACTACTCACCCCCACAGTCAGGCACGTACCACGGCCCCGCAGCACATGTCATGGAGAAATCTAAACGCATCATAATCCACGACGAATCGCCTGATGAAATGCACATGCACCAAGAACAAATGAAAGAGGAAGTCATTGACCGAGAAGAAAATAATGAAGAGGACTTTGAAAAGGCGTACAAAAATGCTGCGATTGGTTTCCCCGCATACACCAACGAGGCCTTAGAAGCTGCAGAAAAAGATATTTTCGATCCCGAAAGTTATGGTGTTCCTCCCGACCACGTGGAGTATAACATTGAACACACCCCTTTCCAACAATATCAAGAAGATGGCGACGAATTCCCAAAAGAAGCTCGCTCGAGCTATAAAGACTCAAGAGACAAAATGAAAGAAAACTACTACACAGATTACTCAATTAGCAAGCCAGAAAGTTTACTCGATCGATACCAAAATAAACTAGGCTATTACAAGTTATATAAACAACAAAAGCCTGATTATTATGTGTCCGACGAAAAAGAAGACgataagaaaaaacaaaaaccaaagtTCGCTAAGTACTCGGTGGCGCCTACGTTTGGCTTTCCCAAAAAAAAGGAGGAGAAGACAGAATCTTTTTACGGTAGCCACAAACCAAAGCAACAGTTGTACGAATATGATTATTCGAAGGGAGCGCCGCGAGACAGTTCAGCGTTCGCGTCGCGACCCTTTCAAAGGTATAGAAGCAAGACAAACTTCGTAGAGCCGCAGTTCCAGTACGGGTTCGAGCCGATCACGATACCAAAGCTTCTCGACAGCGAGCTCGCCGCGATGGCGAGCAGCCATAATCCCGAAAGTGAAAAGCCGGGCATGAGGAAGAAAGTCTACAAAGAAAACTGGTACATAAAGAAAACGAGTACAGCCGCTGGGGCGCCGGCTAGCTGA